One segment of Deltaproteobacteria bacterium DNA contains the following:
- a CDS encoding DUF2442 domain-containing protein, which translates to MRIAELRPQPNWVLSIVADDGRVGSFDVSPYLGDEAFADLRDPSEFMKVVNGGYFVEWDCGADLSADTIEARWQVVDKAAPQISA; encoded by the coding sequence ATGAGAATTGCGGAACTCCGTCCACAACCCAATTGGGTGTTGTCCATCGTTGCCGACGATGGTCGCGTTGGCAGTTTCGATGTCAGTCCCTATCTAGGAGATGAGGCGTTTGCAGACCTTCGAGACCCCAGCGAATTTATGAAGGTTGTCAACGGCGGATACTTTGTCGAATGGGATTGTGGTGCTGATTTGTCAGCGGACACTATTGAGGCAAGATGGCAGGTGGTTGACAAAGCAGCCCCGCAGATAAGTGCCTAA
- a CDS encoding clan AA aspartic protease, with the protein MITGVVNARHEAMIRVSVHHANGQEQEVEAILDTGFSGSLTLPPAVIAALDLPWRTRGTVILANGSEDQFDIYAAVIGWDDTPRNILVEAADTDPLVGMALLTGYDVHLQVVEGGHVIIEALP; encoded by the coding sequence ATGATCACTGGCGTTGTGAATGCACGCCACGAAGCGATGATCCGGGTATCGGTCCACCATGCCAACGGACAGGAACAGGAAGTTGAGGCAATCCTCGACACAGGGTTCAGCGGTTCACTGACCTTGCCGCCCGCCGTCATCGCAGCGCTTGATCTTCCGTGGCGCACCCGTGGCACTGTCATCCTTGCCAATGGCAGCGAAGATCAGTTTGACATCTACGCGGCGGTCATTGGATGGGACGACACTCCACGCAATATCCTGGTAGAAGCTGCGGACACGGACCCGCTTGTCGGTATGGCCTTGCTTACTGGTTATGACGTACACCTCCAAGTGGTAGAAGGTGGTCATGTCATCATCGAAGCGCTGCCGTAG
- a CDS encoding VWA domain-containing protein, with protein MDLSFLSPLAFQLLYALPLLIVPYLLQKQETEVVVPALFLYQGLPSDSRRRLWGRPQFSPLFLLQLLLLLLLIAAAARPFLHRQGGKVALVLDTSASMQARAPESSDSLFDLAKRQALHALETIPNADSVSLFVNAPLPAPVAAPPSDRTQLRTLLPDLAVTDAPDPSDEVLSAFFSQLLGEQGFQQVFFFTDRPLAAPPSTSALTVVTLGGSQPNLAISSFRLYRSPFVPNEIDTTVTVTGVDTSSPWTLSIEDVETGKRLASRSFTKAEASGLSIPRLPVATTYRARLEIADGLALDNEAYAVLPPLTEVPVLLVSPSSEVARSLSSIPNLRLERIAPQEYTAARAARFAFVLFHLTAPDAFPPTNAAFFLPPEGNRLFPLGKTASQPRVTEWMAAHPLTSYISFPLFAPTYTQGLRPTGWGQAVIKSTVGPLVLAGETEGKRYVATGFDVLPYLGKRNLPVSIFTLNLLGWLADRAGQPPSVLTGASLTLAGDAASVRFVDESALPSTGGRVTLLRQGLYNVQEYGVERRIAANLTNEKESRLASPLQLTPLADPTPVAPETTGQPVWPWLLAGALLLLALDRWLAVRPLVASQGN; from the coding sequence ATGGACCTTTCATTCCTCTCTCCTCTCGCCTTCCAACTCCTCTACGCCCTGCCGCTGTTGATCGTGCCGTATCTTCTGCAGAAGCAGGAGACCGAGGTGGTGGTGCCGGCGCTGTTTCTCTACCAAGGATTGCCCTCGGACTCGCGGCGACGGTTGTGGGGGCGGCCACAGTTCTCTCCGCTGTTCCTGCTCCAGCTTTTGCTCTTGCTGCTGCTGATTGCCGCAGCCGCGCGACCGTTTCTCCATCGCCAAGGCGGCAAAGTCGCGCTCGTGCTCGACACGTCCGCCAGCATGCAAGCGCGTGCGCCTGAAAGCAGCGACAGTCTGTTCGACTTAGCGAAACGGCAAGCGCTGCACGCTTTGGAGACGATCCCCAACGCGGACAGTGTGAGCCTCTTCGTGAATGCTCCGCTGCCCGCACCGGTTGCAGCTCCGCCTAGCGACCGCACCCAACTCCGGACACTGCTCCCGGATCTCGCAGTCACTGACGCGCCGGACCCTAGCGACGAGGTGTTGTCCGCTTTCTTCTCGCAATTGCTGGGAGAACAGGGGTTCCAGCAGGTTTTTTTCTTTACCGACCGCCCTCTGGCCGCACCGCCAAGTACCAGTGCGCTGACAGTCGTGACTTTGGGCGGGTCTCAGCCGAATCTCGCCATCTCGTCTTTTCGGCTGTATCGTAGTCCCTTCGTGCCGAACGAAATTGACACCACGGTTACAGTCACCGGAGTGGATACGTCCAGCCCTTGGACTCTGAGTATCGAAGATGTCGAGACCGGCAAACGTCTCGCCTCCCGCTCCTTTACGAAAGCCGAGGCATCCGGACTGTCGATCCCTCGTCTTCCAGTGGCGACGACCTACCGCGCTCGACTGGAGATTGCGGACGGACTCGCGCTCGACAATGAAGCCTATGCCGTGCTGCCGCCACTGACCGAAGTGCCGGTTCTCCTGGTATCTCCCTCGTCCGAGGTCGCTCGGAGTCTCAGCTCTATTCCCAATTTACGACTCGAACGCATCGCACCGCAGGAATATACCGCCGCCCGCGCCGCTCGGTTCGCGTTCGTGCTTTTTCATCTCACCGCTCCAGATGCGTTCCCGCCGACGAATGCCGCATTCTTCCTTCCTCCTGAAGGCAACCGTCTTTTTCCGCTGGGGAAGACGGCGAGTCAGCCGCGGGTCACGGAGTGGATGGCGGCGCATCCGCTCACCAGTTATATTTCGTTTCCACTTTTTGCCCCAACGTATACGCAGGGCCTTCGTCCGACCGGCTGGGGACAAGCGGTCATCAAATCGACGGTCGGGCCGCTGGTCCTGGCCGGAGAGACCGAAGGCAAACGCTATGTGGCCACCGGGTTCGACGTGCTGCCGTACTTGGGCAAACGCAACCTGCCGGTTTCCATTTTCACCTTGAACTTGCTGGGTTGGCTGGCGGACCGTGCCGGTCAGCCGCCCAGTGTTCTCACAGGCGCCTCACTCACATTAGCCGGCGATGCGGCCTCGGTCCGGTTCGTGGACGAGTCGGCTCTTCCTTCCACCGGAGGTCGCGTCACTCTCCTGCGCCAGGGACTCTATAACGTGCAGGAATACGGTGTCGAACGACGCATCGCCGCCAACCTGACGAATGAAAAAGAATCGCGCCTTGCCTCTCCATTGCAACTTACGCCGTTAGCCGACCCGACACCCGTTGCACCGGAAACGACCGGGCAGCCGGTGTGGCCATGGCTGCTCGCTGGTGCGCTTCTCTTGCTCGCCCTGGACCGCTGGCTAGCCGTTCGTCCGCTTGTTGCGAGTCAGGGGAATTAA
- a CDS encoding DUF4160 domain-containing protein, with protein MPTISMFYGILIRMFFRDAEKHHVPHLHADYQGKVAVYSILDGTLLAGGLPPNKHKLVVAWIEIHQEDLLADWHLTVNGKKPFPIKGLDQ; from the coding sequence ATGCCAACGATTTCCATGTTTTATGGGATTCTCATTCGGATGTTTTTTCGAGATGCCGAGAAACATCACGTGCCACACCTACATGCCGATTACCAAGGAAAAGTAGCAGTGTACTCAATTCTTGACGGAACGCTTTTGGCAGGTGGACTGCCGCCGAACAAGCACAAACTGGTCGTCGCATGGATCGAGATTCATCAAGAAGATTTGCTTGCTGACTGGCACTTGACCGTAAACGGCAAGAAACCGTTTCCAATCAAAGGACTTGACCAATGA
- a CDS encoding DUF58 domain-containing protein, whose amino-acid sequence MPERHPSLPPLFTAQFLARLETLRVRTRRRFLGSRPGGHLSPRRGAGLEFADYRPYTPGDDPRSIDWKLYSRTDRPYIKLFQEEEELYTYLFLDLSASMGYPIHGGKETAARTLALALAYVVLTNDDAVQLHVLNGEASGNATPFFRGRPRLFDLATFLHQRQTQGKVDPPLALAQHLRTAHRPGKAIWISDFLFPLETAQAGLHLLRSADFDIAVIQVLSPEELDPPLIPAGARMVDSESRAAALVRFDAQAKKEYLRRFDLHNRGLRSSCHQTGVHYAQFVTDHDLQHFILRELPALRILT is encoded by the coding sequence ATGCCTGAACGACACCCGTCTCTCCCGCCACTGTTCACGGCGCAGTTTCTTGCGCGTTTGGAGACGCTGCGCGTGCGCACGCGCCGGCGCTTCCTCGGCAGCCGCCCTGGCGGGCACCTCTCTCCGCGCCGCGGCGCCGGACTGGAATTTGCCGATTATCGTCCCTACACGCCGGGGGACGACCCGCGTTCCATCGATTGGAAGCTGTACAGCCGTACCGATCGCCCCTACATCAAACTGTTCCAGGAAGAAGAGGAACTGTACACGTACCTGTTCCTGGACCTGAGCGCCTCGATGGGGTACCCCATACACGGAGGGAAAGAGACGGCAGCGCGGACGTTGGCGCTTGCTCTGGCCTATGTCGTGTTGACGAATGACGACGCCGTGCAGCTCCACGTCCTTAACGGGGAAGCCAGCGGAAACGCCACGCCATTCTTTCGTGGCCGTCCTCGGCTCTTCGACTTGGCGACGTTTCTCCACCAGCGACAAACGCAGGGGAAAGTCGATCCACCCCTCGCTCTCGCCCAGCATTTACGTACCGCGCATCGTCCGGGCAAAGCGATCTGGATTTCGGACTTTCTTTTTCCTCTCGAAACCGCCCAAGCGGGGCTGCATCTGTTGCGCTCGGCGGATTTCGACATCGCCGTCATTCAAGTGTTAAGCCCAGAGGAACTCGACCCGCCGTTGATCCCAGCGGGAGCACGGATGGTCGATAGCGAAAGCCGCGCCGCCGCGCTGGTGCGCTTCGACGCCCAAGCTAAGAAAGAGTATCTGCGACGCTTCGACTTGCACAACCGGGGATTGCGTAGCTCCTGCCACCAGACCGGGGTGCACTACGCACAATTCGTTACCGACCACGACCTTCAGCATTTCATCTTGCGCGAGCTGCCGGCGCTGAGGATTTTGACGTAA
- a CDS encoding LLM class flavin-dependent oxidoreductase, protein MNDIRFGIFDHIERRGDSADGLFEGRFELLREYDAAGFFCYHVAEHHATPLGMAPSPGLFLAAAAQCTRRIHLGPLVYLLPLYNPLRLASEICMLDHISGGRLEVGVGRGVSPFELAYYGVSFMDARAIFEEALEAVVKGVRNERLTHRGPHFRFDNVPMEIRPRQRPNPPFWYGVTSQESLMLAARNGMQMVGGGPIPVLKELTAAYREEVKRHKGRDEDLNPQITEPTVGALRHIYVAADEREVEQVARPAYRVFYENITKLWRDFRTLPDYGFTPDLAIAKQYDVAIVGTAEDVRDQIGRFFEQSGCNYLVVAFAWGGLSQEDSRRSLDRFVTKVMPQFVKS, encoded by the coding sequence ATGAACGATATCCGCTTCGGTATCTTCGATCATATCGAACGGCGTGGCGACTCGGCCGATGGGCTCTTCGAGGGCAGATTCGAGCTGCTACGCGAATATGACGCGGCGGGGTTCTTCTGCTACCACGTGGCCGAACATCACGCCACGCCGCTGGGGATGGCCCCGTCGCCGGGCTTGTTCCTCGCCGCCGCCGCACAGTGTACGCGCCGGATTCATCTCGGTCCGTTGGTCTATCTGCTCCCGCTCTATAATCCGCTGCGGCTCGCGAGCGAAATCTGCATGCTGGATCACATCAGCGGCGGACGGTTGGAAGTCGGCGTCGGGCGCGGAGTCTCCCCATTCGAGCTGGCCTACTATGGCGTCTCGTTCATGGATGCGCGTGCTATTTTCGAGGAGGCGCTCGAAGCCGTGGTCAAAGGCGTGCGGAACGAACGTCTTACGCATCGCGGACCGCACTTTCGCTTCGACAACGTGCCGATGGAAATCCGGCCCAGGCAACGCCCCAATCCGCCGTTCTGGTATGGCGTCACTTCGCAGGAAAGTCTCATGCTCGCCGCGCGGAACGGCATGCAGATGGTGGGCGGTGGCCCCATCCCGGTGCTGAAAGAACTCACGGCTGCCTATCGTGAAGAAGTGAAGCGCCATAAAGGCCGCGACGAAGACCTGAACCCGCAGATCACCGAGCCAACCGTGGGCGCGCTCCGTCACATCTACGTCGCCGCAGACGAACGTGAGGTCGAACAAGTCGCGCGTCCGGCGTATCGGGTGTTCTACGAGAACATCACCAAACTCTGGCGCGACTTCCGCACGCTTCCCGATTATGGTTTCACTCCGGATCTTGCCATCGCCAAGCAGTATGACGTGGCAATCGTGGGCACGGCCGAAGACGTACGCGATCAGATCGGACGATTCTTCGAGCAGAGCGGGTGTAACTATCTCGTGGTGGCCTTCGCCTGGGGTGGCTTGAGCCAGGAGGACTCGCGTCGCTCGCTCGATCGATTCGTGACCAAGGTGATGCCACAATTCGTGAAGTCGTAG